The Perca fluviatilis chromosome 3, GENO_Pfluv_1.0, whole genome shotgun sequence nucleotide sequence TTCTACTATTCTTGAGAATTAGTGTTCATGTCTGAATGACACTTAGCTGCAACAGTAAGAGAATTTGGGGACAGACTTTGAAATCTTCATCAGCCTGGTGTTGTGTCTGGTCTAATTCCTTCACCCTGTTTTGGGGTTTGCATGGTGTTaataaattatgtttaaatGAGACATAAAGTCCTCTGTAACTTACTATAACATACTTGAACTGTTTGCAGGGTGATGAAGGCGGCGAACGGGTGCTGCAGAAGAAATGGACGACCTTCCTGAAGGCCCAGCTGTTGTGTTCCCTCCCAGATGACGGCTTTCCCTTCAACATCATCCAGGACATGTTTGTCCTGAAGCCCATGGGAGACAGCTGGGAGAGCACTGTCTTCTATGGCGTCTTCACCTCCCAGTGGTAAGAAACGCACAAAGGGGTTTGTTCTGATCACCAAATGCTGGCATTCAGGCTCTTTGATAAATTCTGATTTAGTTCAGGTTATGTTTATGCACAAACAGACGCTTGAATCGACACAgctcgcacacacaccatcttgagccagtttttttatttttttatttattttttatatctgCACTCAGACTTGgcaagtttcctttttcttaCTTGGCTCCTCTGAATTTAGAGCAGCTGTAATGAGCTTAAACACTAACACAAGCTCATGCAACCCCAATGTCTAATTAATGTATCAACAAAATAAAGGTTTTAATATGGAAATCGTACAAGTGCCTACTCTAACTGCTCTCCAGACAGACGTGGTTGCTCCAGTTTACAGAATAAAATGCAGAAAGGATGGATTGGGTACAAAGAAATGCTAACATGCATTCAACCAGGGGTAacgtatacatttatttatgtgttCACAGGAATAAAGGAGCATCGGGCAGCTCAGCGGTGTGCGCTTTCACCATGGCACAGGTGGAAAGAGCCTTCAGCGGGCGCTACCGAGAGGTCAACAGGGAGACACAGCAGTGGTACACCTACAACCACCCAGTGCCAGAACCACGGCCCGGAGCGGTGGGTGGTTTAGGAAATATCCTGTGACAACCAATACAGTTTAACTTTTTTTGGTTCAGTCAGTGCATATGTTCATTCAACCAGCACCAGTCTCTATTCACTCAGCTCACataagagacacaaaataacagcaatgcaatttatttttattttttttaccatctcAACGATCTATTTTGTTATGACACTTAACAATGTATGTGTCTCCAGCAAAACATTCCCAGttgtaactgtagacagatttttTTGAGGGGGGCTGTTCAACAAGTGAGCTTGATGTAAAGCAGATGTTCTCCTTTTTCTCTTGCTGACTTAACGCTTCATAAGTCCctggaaatgaatgaatgaatataatataatataataatataaaagctTAAAATCAGATATTAGCTTTAAAAACATGGTTACAAACTTCTACAtcagccagtcccacaatttCAAGGCCTGCTATTGTACATAACCATTGTACTGGAttctgtattttcaaatatTACCTCACCCCAAACTTAATGTACTTCATAAGTGGCTCAATACAGGTCAATCCAATATCCTGCTTCATTGAGTACTTCCGGGTCTACTTGAATAAGCAgacattcatttttcatttgtaaTTCTCTCCCTCACAGTGCGTAACCAACCACGCCAAGCAAATGGGTATCAAGTCGTCCTTGCACATGCCTGATAAAGTGCTCAACTTTGTCAAGGACCATTTCCTGATGGACAGCGTGATCCGCAGTGCTCCCCTGCTGCTGAAACGCAGCGTGCGCTACACACAGATCGCTGTGCACAAGATCCAAGGCATGGAGAGGGCCTATGACGTGCTCTTCATCGGAACAGGTACAGCTCATTACACACAACAGCCagttatttgttattttgtagGTCTTTCCATAAATCtttaaatggaaaaacaagtttCTAAAAGTATCCTCGCATTATCTTCAAACATGAAcattgcttttgtgtttttaaaactgTAGAAGTTGCTTCTATAACGCACAGACTGTCTGCTGCCTTCAGTAGAAGTCACATCCACTCCTCCCCTGTGTCTTTCAGATGACGGAAAGCTCCATAAGGCCATCAATGCCAACGATAAGATGCACATCATAGAGGAGATAATACTGTTTCCTGAGCCTGTGCAACACATCGAACTTGATCCTCAGAgggtaaatcacaacgctttcATCTTAATACACATCTACAGTATAATCAATATTGTCACACCGGTTTGTATCAGTTTTATATTTCATGTTATGTTTCCCATTTATGATTCTCAAATCCATATAATAAAAATGCGGAGGAGCTAGATTTACCGGAGCAGAAGCTGGCTACAGACAGTTTCTTTCCACAGGGGCCATTTCATTGAGTTTTCTTGTAAGATATAGCACAGTCTTGAACAGAGTTTCTGATCCTCTCTGGCTTTTTACCCCTGAGCTAAATTTcattacctgtctctctctattacATAATGGCCTCTCCCCGGGCCAAAGCAGCCAAACAGCAATCTTATCTAAGATTATGTCATTCTAATAAAGTCCAAGATACTTTTTGTGAGTATATTCTTAGCTCCAAATAGGGATATGAAAGACGGACATAATCCACGTGATGTCTATCTAATATACTGGTAAATAAGAATGGCCTAAATATAGACTGCACTTTTGGGAACACAGGGGTGTGCTGTACGTCCGTATCAACGTCACATTCATGGTGAAAATGCATTTCTGAATAATAGTAGCCTACTTCTACACAATGATAGGTGCTGCTTGAAAAGTGATTGAACTccacattttatattatatatttttgtttagcTATATTTTGctacttgtttttatttgttaccatttttcttttatattccATAGCTTTCCTGTTTAACCACTATCTGTGATTACTGTATCCACCATTTTCTCTTTTCGGTTGTTTGTGTCAACAGGGTTTCTACTACTGCATGTCTGTGTATCCATTTCCACTATACTGGCTGTCCAAAAAGGCTCGTGCCTATTCGTGCTAAACCTGACACACAATTATTTTTTCACAGGTGTATTCTACTGTGTCATAAAGTCCCAGGCTATATTTATTCCACTGTTCATACTcactatatacatacatacatacatacatacatacatacatacatacatactacataTACCGTTTGGCAAATTTCTTTCTCATATATTTCGATTATTTTCCTTGTTTATTTTTCTATCCAGCatcaaaactaaaaaaaaaaaataaattatttgttattaaaaattaattttgtaattaataaaaagcttttttttttattttaaacacacccttcttttttttaaagaaaaattcaTTAATTAAACAAGAAGACACACGAGTGAAAAGATTTTTTAAGTACTGTGTTGTTATACTTCACTGGGCTCAGTCTCATGTGGCTCATAGTGTGTTGTCGTCGTCCTGTGTTTCCGTCACACTTGTGtgccaaatgtgtgtgtgtgtgtgtgtgctctttcTAGTGGTTTGTGGTTCCTGTGTAAAATCTGCCTCGCCtacatatatatgtaattttttttgctgctttgtctgctctgtgttttgtgtgtgtgtatatgtgtctctgtgctgtctgtgtgtctctgtctatgtgtgtctgtctaaaataaaacataataaaaatataataaatataatataatatattttttttgtgtgtgtttttctgtatgtgtgtctttctcttttgctgtgtctctgtctgtgtgtgctgtgtctgtctgctgtctaTCTATCTTCTGTACCTgtgctgtatgtatgtgtatctctgtgtgtgtgtgctgtatgtgtgtgtgtgtatatgtatatgtgtatgtgtgtgtgtgtgtatatatgtgtgtgtatatgtatatatgtgtgtgtgtatatatatgtatatgtgtgtgtgtgtgtgtgtgtgttgtgtgtatttatatatgtgtgtatgtatatatatatgtatatgtgtgtgtgtatgtgtgtgtgtatatatatatgtatgtgtatatatatatgtatatatgtgtatgtgtgtgtgtatgtgtgtgtgtatatatatatgtatgtgtatatatatatgtatatatgtgtatgtgtgtgtatgtgtgtgtgtatatatatatgtatgtatatatatatgtatatatgtgtatgtgtgtgtatatatatatatgtatatatgtgtatgtgtgtatatatatgtatgtatatatatgtatatatgtatatatatatatatatatatatatatatatatatatatatatatatatatatatatatatatatatatatattttaattacattacatttaataGACTTTagataaatgtgtttttgctgtgtttgttttataaGTGACATGCAAAGCTCCTAGTCATGTGCTTGAACAAGAAGCTTTTAAAAGAAGATTGTTCTCTTAGTCATACTGACAAAGCTATTCTCATTGGTGTCACAATGACAGACTTCGAGAGAGTTAAATGAGTGCATCCATACAAGGTGTCTCTCATAACAGCTGCTGTGCATCACCCTGTATTATTGTTTGGTACGTTTTCTCAGTCACTGGCAGCAGGATGTGGAGGAGGCCGATACATCAGCGATTTGCAACAGGACATTTCCCAACACCAGATCTGCCAGACCAGTAGCTTCTCGTAAGTGTGTTCTCTTTGTGTAGTGGTCTGTAATTAAAGTGTTGTCCTCTAAtatacacaacaacaacatgcaCATAGTCGTCAGAAGAATCAATCGCATGTTACAGATTTGTATGACAGCAGGTTAAACAGAGCAGGTCTGTGTATAAGAATTCATGTTAATTATATGTTTGACTTCGAAATTGTACATTATTCCGTGATATAGTTACTGTAAATACACTTATAGATGACTAATCCACCAAATATGAGAAGATCAATCTTGCATGTTTCAGTCAAATATGAAGTTAcagcagttagcttagcataaagacaggaagcagggggaaacggcTAGCCTGTCTCTGTCGAGAGGTTAAATAAAATCTACTTATCAAGCACCTCTATCCCCCCGTAAAACCTCAACTTGTCTTTTTTACACTGTAcgtattaaacaaacaagatacaacATGTTCAtttgtgagctttagaggtttTTAGCTCTGGACATAgcaaggctagctgtttccccctgtttccagtctttttgcTAAGCTAACGTCCTCCTGGCTCTAGCTTCATATAGACAGATgcgagagtggtatcaatcttctcaaaatgttgaactattccttgaAATTAGGCTTATTCCATATGCAATTAGTAAAATAGTTCTCGAACTGAATCTTTGTGTTTTGAAGCAAcattgggttttttttgtttgtttttttatatacatatatataggtGGCTCCCAATGCCAACTCATTACAATCCCAGTCAACACATTCAGAGTCCTGGCCTGCAAACTGCGGTCCAACCTGGCACAGAGGAGGTGGCGTTACAGTGACAGCGCCAGCCAGTTCCTCTACGCTACTCCAGAGGGAAACCTGGTAGTGGTGGCACAGGCCGACAGGATGGAGACCTACGAGTGCTGGTCAGAAGAGGAGGGTTTCCGGCAGCTGTTGGCCAACTACTGTGTGAGGGCGGAGCCCCGCCAGGAAAGCACCACTCTGATTGGTCACTCGCGCACTCCACACATTGAGCGAGAGGAGACCATCATCCTGCCGGGCGAGTCTCGTTCTGAGCAGGTCCACACGAAGACATACTGGAACGAACTGATTGTGGTGTGCGCCCTGCTGGCGTTCTCCCTCGTGGTGTTCTCCTTGTTCATCATCTACAGGAACCGCGATCATATGAAGTCCATGCTGAAGCAGGGCGAGTGCCCTAACATGCAGCAGAAGAAGCCAAGGATTGTGGGAAAGCCTGCTGAGAGCTTACCCCTAAATGGTAACACCATCCCCGTTTCCACTTCTGATCACAAGGGCTACCAGACGTTAAATGACAACTACATCTGCAGCACGCCCACCCACGAGTCCTCGCCAGACAACAGCAAGAGCTTCTCTGAGTCCTCCGACAGGCGGCCGCTTAACTTGAAGGAGAGCCACGTGGAATACTCCCCAACCTGCCCTCGGCCCAGAGTGAGGCTAGGCTCGGAGATCAAAGACTCTATTGTATGAGAGCACTGTATTCCCTAAAAAGATGCCACCCTGTATCTCCATGAAGGATACAGGCCACCGAGCGAAGGAGAGGAGACCCTGACATCCCTCTTCATCACAGCACATCTTTTATTTTAGTCATCTTTTGTTCTGTGATCAGTGCGGAGGTCCTTTCGTTTAACCATTTCCACTCCGAAGCCAGAGGTTGGTCTGGTGTGCTGCATAGGGCAGGAAGAGGAGGCAGCACAACAATTCACTTTCAACCAGGAACAACAACCATGGCAGCTGCTCAGAATAGTTATAGGCTTTGTTTGAGTCAATCTCATGGCCActaatgtgtgtgagtgtagggctgggcaacatGAGgaagaaaaacctaccacaataACCAAAACATCTTCTTCCAATATTTAATGTAACATTAAAACTAGTCTAGTTGATGTTCATCACAcgatataataaaaacaataaattatgAACATTGATAAGGTTTCCCAGCCCTATGTGAGTATGCGTATAACCTTCCACATGCTCTGCAGAAGAAGGCTGCCACAGAGGCCATACTTCTGTTATTACGCACACTAGTCTAGAACCAAGCTGCAGCTACATGGTGACCAAGAGTTCAGGTTTAGGAGACTATAATTACATGTATTGCTTATTCGTTATGATCCACACATTATGGAAGCAAGTCAGAAGCACATTTGTTCCCTTTTGCTGAATAAATGTCATGACTGTAGGAGGATAAAGATGATGAAAGATGAGACTGTCTAGGAGAAGACACTACACACTGTTGGAACAACAATTGCAAGGACGGTAACTTTAAGAAAGAGATCAAAAAAATGTGCTCATAAATTATGCTCTGGGGCCTGAATACTGACATTTACCTCCTTGAATGTATGTTGTTGTTCAGAGGTTTAAGTCACACATCACTGCACCATGGACAATTTAGGGAACCCGTTGCTCCACATCTCCGCTCATCTGAGACGGCCCAATTCTACAGTATTGACATGCAGGTACCATGATGGGCTCTAAAATCGAACTGAGACACAGACCAACCCGTTTTTGAGGGCAATATAGAAAAGAGACCTAGGTCAGTCAAGGTAGAGATCACAAGTACGGAGagccaagaaaaaaaaggggacgTCCACACCTCTACCATCTTCAGGGCAGCACCAAAATCATGTGCACTGTGCCAAGAAAACAACTCGATTGTCTTATCGAAATGCAATAGTGCCATTCTGTTATGACCACTCCCATACTTTGCGTTAGCATTGATCACTGTCGAAGAGCACATGGTGACAGAACCAGAAGTGTAAGTAAAGTGGCACtaagaataataaataaatgtgaagtGCAAGGTTAGAAATTTCTTGAAGACTGTTAGCTCAAAAGAAACTTTTCAAACTGTGTTGGGCAAAATAATTGACGTTTATGAAAAATCTGAACTGGGACCAAAGGAAATTGCATGGAGATTACTTCATGTGAAAGCTTGTCTTGTGGTTGTCCGGTGAGAAAATATTCCAGTTTTCCTTCAGCTACCCTTAAATCTGCCTTCTAAGTATACACTGAAACATACAGGTACAACTAGTGCAAGACTATTGCTATACTATAGCTTGATGAGCGCTAACAACACAAACTGTGGTAAATTTAAGCACTAATAACTCAAAATGAAAAGGTCACAGAACAACCAACAATAACTGTCACTGTAGTGGAGAGAGATACTATTTGTTGTCCAGACTGCAGCTGCACTATGTAGTGATGTAGTTGCACAGAGCGCTGTATTAGCTCAATATAAGCCCCCTCCAGCAGgttatgtatgtatttcttACATACATGGTTCCCCACACTCAGTCAGATGTCATTGTGACATTAATGTGAAAGCACAAGTAATCAGGGTCTTGAATACTTACAGGTTTGTACATGTCAGtaaaaaatctaagaaatgcaaCTACTGAGAAACCGAAAGTATGTGGCTGCTGGGGAAAATGATTTTTTAGAAATCAGTTATTACAGGGACCAGTGCCGCCATTACAAACACTCTTGCACCCACATTGCTTAGAATTTTGAGACTTAACATGCAGAATTTCCCAAAGATTTAGGAAGCTGATGATGGTGTGTAAATCTGAATGAGAAACATTTACACGGCCATAGGGACAATATGGCACCACATGTCTTAGAATACATCACCAATTCACTGTATTGATCAAGTAAGCCTTCAGTATATATTCCAGTATCCTACAGAATAAACGTTTTGCTATTTCCAACATTGAGCAGATGACGGAATGCACAGTATGTAACTGCTACAAGTTGACAAAGTAATTGCACAGCATATTGCGCAACAGTagtcagtgtttcctttttttcttcagtttttgttgtgtgtgtgtatatacagtagctgTGCTTAATATTGTGTGTTTTTCCAAGGGACCTTGTGCAAGATGTGTTGTAGAGATAGTCTTAAAACTAGAGAGTGAACACTGCtgatattttgttttcataGTGCTTTACTGCCTACTTCAACATACATTTCAAATCTTGCACAGCATACTGCACATTTCTCACCATGCTGTTTAATCAGCACCTgggctgttttttttatcaagcaTGTCAAAGCAGGAGGGGCATCCATTTTTGCCCAACTGAAATGAAGGTGTAGTTTAATATTGTaagaaatatgcttattcactttccTGCTGAGAGTTCAATGAGAAAACCGATGCTGCTCTCGTTACAGACACGAGTGCTGTCAGtcttatctaactcttggcacGAAAACAAAGTATATTTCCCAAAAGGTCTACCTATTCCTTTAGTTGCTGAGACTAACCAAACAAACAAGAGTACAACATTTGCCAAGAGATGCATAACAAGAATAAACCAGACAATAAAAGCCGTGGTGCAGAGCGTTGTTTGCCACCACTGTTAAGACCACTGTTGAACTACAATATGTCTCTCTGGAGGCTGAATAACCTGCTTTCAGATGCTTGGTGGATAAcctcaaaacatatttttaaaatgccTTTAGATGTCAAGTTGTTCTGCCTTTAGCCACGTGCCATATTATACACTACCCAGCAGTGACCTCACCAACCGAGTGTGGTGAATGGCATGATTGTAGCCCTCCGTGGGCACTCATAACTCCACAACGCAACACGGGTCAACAGTAGATTTACAGATTCTCTCAAGCCACCATTAACTTAATCTGCAAACTATAAAACTGGGAGCTGCTCAAAATTCCGTACCATTCTGCAGGCTTGTGTCAGACGTAATACTGTGCACATAGGAACATCTTTCTGAAGAGGTcagtatttaataataataataatatagtgaAGCTGAAGTAACAATACCATTTGACATTCATAGTTAATAATGCCTAAAAGGTCAATACTGTGTcataaatgcatatttattaATGACGTGCTTTtcaataaaaaagcaaatatcATGGTGATTGATGCTCCATTTTGAGTGGCTCCTCAGTAATGCAACATACTGTATTGGACATGAATGTAGCCAACTATAACATATTTTGTAGAACATCTACAGCAGTCTATTTTCCTAAAACGGCTTAAGTAGGCAATGCATTGCAACATCTTTTTAggattttgttgtttgtcaCACTAGAAGTAATTAATCATTTGTGCTGCACGATGTAGTACTGCAGTAAGATGCAAGCACAGCTCCAAATCCTCCATATTGGCTCAGCCGTGAGACGCAGCAACAGCTTTGCCTCAGCATACTGAACACCATAAGCTTAGTTGACTGAATAATTATTAGACAAATGTGGTATTGCCTGCatgatttccttttttatttgttgtgtaCAAATAACATTGTGGACTGTATTTTTTGTATCATTGAGATTGtgactgtttttattatattgtacataaaaagcactttattttaattttttttaagaaatgaataaaatacatgttttgaCAAATGCATGTGTGAGATCATTTTATGCTGTAATTTGCTGTTTCGTCATGGACTTTAACGATGAactgatggtcaaatgaagcctCATCAAGCTTCGTGAACcgttttctgagctcactaaatggtgctctctgttcaacaaagtgttgaaagcacactgaattaACATTTCTTGAGCCTCTTCCTTTAAACCAAGAGCGCCATCttgtgggctcagaaaataaatgaaatggttcacaaagcttcctgaggcttcatttggccatcactacttACGTAGAAGGCTTATTGAGTGAGAAAGTGAATATGGCTCCCTTTAATACCGACTTTGTATATCATTTTAGATGTGAAAACAAAGCTGGAGTATAAAAAACATTGTTACAATTGCACATGAACTAACCCTAAAACAGTGCATCcaaacaatattaaaatgtataaaaaacaaccaaataGCCTTCAAAACAACTTTTGTCTTCTCCCTTGGAGTGTTGTCATCAAACTGATTTATTGCCTCAATAAATATACTCAGTTTAGTGgttcatttcattaaaattcccatggcatgaaaatgtcactttatgaggttttttaacattaatatgcgtttcccccagcctgcctatggtcccccaggggctagaaatggcgataggtgtcctgctctgcctttgagaaaatgaaagctcagatgggccgatctggaatcttgctccttatgaggtcataaggagcaaggttacctcccctttctctgctttgcccgcccagagaatttggcccacccatgagagagagacatcatggctttcaaacaagcaaagtggcagttggtcaaggccacaccaccACACAGCCCCAACCTCCACCTTATGTGTTAGATTTTTTAGGAATGTTGATTTAACTTAGGTTTGCTGATGATGCTGATGAGATGAGCCTCTTCCTCACAACACTGCAAGTGATGGTTATGAGCAAGGCTTGAGCTCCGCACACCCAGTTACagtattttctttttgctgCACACTGGTCATGGATACACACAGTTAAAGGGCAGCCCTGTCATAAACGTTGGCTGTGGGAATCAATACATAGTTATTTTTTGGACACTGTGTGTATCTGCCACCCTGTTTACCCAGTAGGGACAGAGAAATGACAACATAGGGACTCTGTGTCACATTGCTGCTCTGCTTCATCATGGTACAGCGCAGGTAAAGACTGGGTTTGGTTTTCTTTCTCTCCGCTAGCACTGTCCTCTTATCAAACCAAACTTTATCTCATTCTTGGGTCGAATCCACATCATGATTACTTGAATATCAAGGATCAAGGCCATAACAGAGGTCACTCTACAAGATCTGTCCATGCCCTTTCTCACATTTCATCAGTacttctttttaaatgtattctttCTGGAACTGGATTTAAACACATTCAGTTATTGAGTTTTCCTAGTCTA carries:
- the sema4bb gene encoding semaphorin-4B — protein: KAATVHCLLTAALLLASCLQSLMATEDDVTPRISFSYNAKERSAKRFSVDGVFNYTSLLLSQEDDMLYVGAREALFALSLSDISKTKLQKNLTWGTPAGKREECSFKGKNLETDCFNYIKILLRLNSTHLYVCGTYAFSPICAYINTSTFTLERDEVGEVVMEDGRSRCPFNPDYKSTAIIVGGELYTGTVSNFQGNEPVIYRSLGQGTALKTENSLKWLQDPIFVGSAYIEESQPIGNPVGDDDKIYFFFSEAGKEFDFFDNTIVSRIARVCKGDEGGERVLQKKWTTFLKAQLLCSLPDDGFPFNIIQDMFVLKPMGDSWESTVFYGVFTSQWNKGASGSSAVCAFTMAQVERAFSGRYREVNRETQQWYTYNHPVPEPRPGACVTNHAKQMGIKSSLHMPDKVLNFVKDHFLMDSVIRSAPLLLKRSVRYTQIAVHKIQGMERAYDVLFIGTDDGKLHKAINANDKMHIIEEIILFPEPVQHIELDPQRLLCITLYYCLVRFLSHWQQDVEEADTSAICNRTFPNTRSARPVASRGSQCQLITIPVNTFRVLACKLRSNLAQRRWRYSDSASQFLYATPEGNLVVVAQADRMETYECWSEEEGFRQLLANYCVRAEPRQESTTLIGHSRTPHIEREETIILPGESRSEQVHTKTYWNELIVVCALLAFSLVVFSLFIIYRNRDHMKSMLKQGECPNMQQKKPRIVGKPAESLPLNGNTIPVSTSDHKGYQTLNDNYICSTPTHESSPDNSKSFSESSDRRPLNLKESHVEYSPTCPRPRVRLGSEIKDSIV